The following proteins come from a genomic window of Pseudomonas cichorii:
- a CDS encoding transglutaminase TgpA family protein — translation MNNVSLGQPVPRPGLIWLLLAQALVILPFITHLPVSIILLWLGCMTWRVQVMRMRARMPGNWVKSGLLVGTAGGVYLARGSLVGLDAGAALLIAAFVLKMLEMQTRRDALVLIFLGFFCVVVGYLFEDNLLWALLSLLPIAALLASLIGLQQSDLASKPVNSLKLSFKLIAQAVPLMLLLFLFFPRLDPLWALPQPSNKGVTGLSDSMSPGDLTELSKSPALVFRASFEGAVPARNQLYWRSLTLEQFDGRRWSQSLRAQTVQVPQWQKRGDAIAYSIVMEPSGRPWLPILDVGETTLAEVRQMSDFRLQRRRPVDQSMMFAVTSWPQAVRDAQLTENIQRQDLQLPAKGNEQARQWARDLLRRYPKPDALVEAMQRYFREQPFHYTLKPTTLGIDSIDDFLFVSRQGFCGHYAGAMTFVLRAAGIPARVVAGYQGGELNPDGQYLTVRQFDAHAWVEYWQPDVGWRSVDPTAAVAPERIEQGLEQALAADEAFLQDSPMSALRYRDVAWLNSLRLSWDSLNYGWQRWVLGYQGQQQLQVLGRWFSGFQVPVFVGGVLSVLALIALWLFKPWQRESDSQLRLFMAFERLLARHGLRRVPGEGAEAFCSRAVLFFPRHADVIEAFVQEFQAQRYGASGASVSELRRCLKALRRRLPWRLAPLKDSHS, via the coding sequence ATGAACAACGTCAGCCTCGGACAACCCGTTCCGCGTCCAGGCCTGATCTGGCTGTTACTGGCCCAGGCTCTGGTCATCCTGCCGTTCATCACCCATCTGCCGGTATCCATCATCCTGCTGTGGCTGGGGTGCATGACCTGGCGTGTGCAAGTCATGCGCATGCGGGCCCGCATGCCGGGCAACTGGGTCAAGTCAGGCCTGTTGGTGGGGACGGCTGGTGGTGTGTACCTGGCGCGGGGCAGTCTGGTGGGGCTTGATGCCGGGGCCGCGTTGCTGATTGCCGCCTTTGTGCTCAAGATGCTGGAGATGCAGACCCGGCGCGATGCGTTGGTGCTGATTTTTTTGGGATTCTTTTGCGTGGTAGTGGGTTATCTGTTCGAGGACAACCTGCTCTGGGCGCTATTGAGCCTGTTGCCCATTGCCGCCTTGCTGGCATCGCTGATCGGCCTGCAACAATCGGATCTGGCCAGCAAGCCCGTCAACAGCCTGAAACTGAGTTTCAAACTTATAGCCCAGGCCGTGCCGCTGATGTTGCTGCTGTTTCTGTTCTTTCCGCGTCTCGATCCGTTATGGGCGCTGCCGCAGCCGAGCAACAAGGGCGTGACCGGCCTGTCCGACAGCATGTCGCCGGGTGACCTGACGGAATTGAGCAAATCGCCAGCCCTGGTGTTTCGCGCCAGTTTCGAGGGGGCTGTGCCGGCGCGTAATCAGTTGTACTGGCGCAGCCTGACCCTTGAGCAGTTCGATGGTCGTCGCTGGTCGCAATCGTTGCGCGCCCAGACGGTGCAGGTGCCGCAGTGGCAAAAACGCGGGGATGCAATCGCCTACAGCATTGTCATGGAACCCAGTGGGCGTCCGTGGCTGCCGATTCTCGATGTTGGCGAAACGACCCTGGCCGAGGTGCGCCAGATGAGCGATTTCCGTTTGCAGCGCAGGCGGCCTGTCGATCAGTCCATGATGTTCGCCGTGACCTCATGGCCACAGGCGGTTCGTGATGCGCAACTGACCGAAAACATTCAGCGCCAGGACCTGCAATTGCCTGCCAAGGGGAATGAACAAGCCCGGCAATGGGCCAGGGACTTGTTGCGCCGCTACCCAAAACCCGATGCGCTGGTGGAAGCCATGCAGCGGTATTTTCGTGAGCAGCCGTTTCATTACACCCTCAAGCCCACGACGCTCGGGATCGACAGCATCGATGATTTCCTGTTTGTCAGCAGGCAGGGTTTCTGTGGCCATTACGCCGGAGCCATGACGTTTGTGTTGCGGGCGGCAGGGATTCCGGCGCGTGTGGTGGCGGGTTATCAGGGCGGTGAGTTGAATCCGGACGGCCAGTACCTGACCGTGCGCCAGTTCGATGCCCACGCCTGGGTCGAATACTGGCAGCCGGACGTTGGCTGGCGCAGTGTCGACCCGACTGCTGCCGTGGCGCCCGAGCGTATCGAGCAGGGCCTGGAGCAGGCATTGGCTGCCGATGAAGCATTCCTCCAGGACTCACCCATGTCGGCGTTGCGTTACCGGGACGTTGCCTGGCTCAATTCGCTGCGCCTGAGCTGGGACAGCCTCAACTACGGCTGGCAACGCTGGGTGCTGGGCTATCAGGGCCAGCAGCAGTTGCAGGTGCTGGGCCGCTGGTTCTCGGGTTTTCAGGTGCCGGTTTTCGTGGGGGGTGTCCTGAGCGTTCTGGCACTGATAGCCTTGTGGCTGTTCAAACCCTGGCAGCGGGAAAGTGATTCGCAGCTTCGCCTGTTCATGGCCTTCGAGCGTCTGCTGGCGCGGCATGGGCTGCGGCGCGTGCCGGGTGAGGGTGCCGAAGCCTTTTGCAGTCGCGCCGTGCTTTTTTTTCCGCGCCATGCCGATGTCATCGAAGCCTTTGTTCAGGAGTTTCAGGCTCAGCGCTATGGCGCAAGTGGCGCTTCGGTGAGCGAGTTGCGCCGCTGCCTCAAAGCGTTGCGCCGTCGTTTGCCATGGCGCCTGGCGCCCTTGAAGGACAGTCATTCATAA
- a CDS encoding patatin-like phospholipase family protein, with amino-acid sequence MKKRIALVLGSGGARGYAHIGVIEELERRNYEISCIAGCSMGAVVGGIYAAGKLEQYRKWIESLDYLDVLRLVDVSFRLGAIRGEKVFGHIRDIVGEINIEDLRIPYTAVATDLTNQQEIWFQEGCLHQAMRASAAIPSLFTPVMQGGRMLVDGGLLNPLPIVPVVSSHCDLIVAINLNATNQQQYQLPTIERPPAVKKRVDSLISSLGSRLPFRRKLEAVEGGSSSLKPAAALIENPWLGEESADPLGQQPAAAPQATGAPKSASGSVIIDNVGPASLLDLINQSFEVMQTSLAQYKIAGYPPDILINVPKRVCRFFEFYKAPELIALGREIARDTLDRYESEHE; translated from the coding sequence ATGAAAAAACGAATAGCACTGGTGCTGGGCTCCGGCGGAGCTCGTGGTTATGCCCATATCGGCGTGATCGAAGAGCTGGAACGGCGCAATTATGAAATTTCCTGCATTGCAGGCTGCTCGATGGGCGCTGTAGTGGGTGGTATCTATGCTGCTGGCAAGCTGGAGCAGTATCGCAAATGGATCGAAAGCCTCGATTACCTGGATGTATTGAGGCTGGTGGACGTGAGTTTCCGGCTGGGGGCGATTCGTGGCGAGAAGGTTTTCGGACACATTCGCGATATCGTCGGCGAGATCAATATCGAAGACCTGCGCATTCCCTACACGGCTGTGGCGACCGACCTCACGAACCAGCAAGAGATATGGTTTCAGGAAGGCTGCCTGCATCAGGCCATGCGCGCCTCGGCAGCGATTCCCAGCCTGTTTACCCCGGTCATGCAGGGAGGCCGGATGCTGGTAGATGGCGGATTGCTCAACCCGCTGCCTATCGTGCCGGTGGTTTCCAGCCACTGCGATCTGATCGTGGCGATCAACCTCAACGCCACCAATCAGCAGCAGTATCAGCTACCGACGATTGAGCGCCCGCCGGCCGTGAAAAAACGTGTCGACTCGCTGATCAGCTCACTGGGCTCGCGCCTGCCGTTCCGGCGCAAGCTCGAAGCTGTCGAGGGAGGATCGAGCAGCCTGAAACCTGCAGCAGCGCTTATCGAAAACCCTTGGCTGGGCGAAGAATCCGCCGACCCGCTGGGCCAGCAACCCGCCGCCGCACCTCAGGCCACCGGCGCCCCGAAATCGGCCAGCGGCTCAGTCATTATCGACAATGTAGGGCCGGCCTCGTTGCTGGACCTGATCAACCAGAGTTTCGAGGTGATGCAGACGTCCCTGGCGCAATACAAGATCGCCGGTTATCCGCCGGACATTCTGATCAACGTTCCAAAACGGGTCTGCCGGTTCTTCGAGTTTTACAAGGCACCGGAACTGATCGCGCTGGGCCGTGAGATTGCCAGGGATACGCTGGATCGGTATGAAAGTGAGCATGAGTAG
- a CDS encoding acyl-CoA thioesterase produces MTFSDLLNAVRDNPQSVTIPALWSQGRACFGGLMAALQYEAMRARVPQDRPVRSLAITFVGPAEPGVPISFEVDILREGKAVSQVLGRAIQNGQVMTLMQGSFGAARESVVAVAADTAPELKALEHCPALPFISGVMPEYMRFMEMRWALGGLPFSNTPSLAIGGYVRFRDEVEPQSLTEAHILAMVDTWPPALLPHLSKPTPGSSLTWTIEFVQPQPALNTLDWCSYRAVIEHARDGYGHTAAMLWAPDGQLVAISRQTVTVFG; encoded by the coding sequence ATGACTTTTTCCGATCTGCTCAACGCGGTGCGCGACAACCCCCAGTCTGTCACCATCCCGGCTCTGTGGTCACAGGGGCGCGCCTGCTTTGGCGGCCTGATGGCGGCCTTGCAATACGAGGCCATGCGCGCTCGTGTGCCCCAGGACAGACCGGTGCGTTCCCTGGCGATCACCTTTGTCGGGCCAGCCGAGCCAGGCGTGCCGATCTCCTTTGAGGTCGACATCCTGCGCGAGGGCAAGGCGGTCAGTCAGGTGCTGGGGCGAGCGATACAGAACGGGCAGGTGATGACCCTGATGCAGGGCAGTTTTGGCGCGGCGCGTGAGTCGGTAGTTGCGGTCGCGGCTGATACGGCTCCCGAGCTCAAAGCGCTGGAACATTGCCCGGCATTGCCTTTTATCAGCGGCGTGATGCCCGAATACATGCGTTTCATGGAAATGCGCTGGGCGCTGGGTGGTCTGCCGTTCAGCAATACCCCGTCACTTGCCATTGGCGGTTATGTGCGTTTTCGCGATGAGGTAGAGCCTCAGTCACTCACTGAAGCGCATATTCTGGCGATGGTCGATACCTGGCCACCTGCGCTTTTGCCACATTTGAGCAAACCCACTCCCGGCAGTTCATTGACCTGGACCATCGAGTTCGTGCAGCCGCAACCCGCCTTGAATACGCTTGACTGGTGCAGCTACCGCGCCGTGATCGAACATGCCCGCGATGGTTATGGGCATACCGCTGCCATGCTGTGGGCACCTGATGGACAACTGGTGGCGATCAGCAGGCAGACGGTCACGGTTTTCGGTTAA
- a CDS encoding AAA family ATPase: MGRKLDACLSAINEVVLGKEGQVRLAMTCLLGGGHLLIEDLPGMGKTTLSHALARILGLSYQRIQFTSDLLPGDILGTSVFDRDTGQFTFHPGPIFAELVLADEINRATPKSQSALLEAMEEGQVSIEGATRLLPDPFFVIATQNPFSSGGTFALPESQLDRFLMRISMGYPAKAAEKALLLGQSRRELMPRLQPILNHAELGLLQAQARQVRVSDALVDYVLRLVDATRSQPQFAYGLSPRASLAIVSAARAWALLLGRDYVIPEDVQAVLPSVVGHRLRERSDPTGHGGGALVQWLLREVPVL; this comes from the coding sequence ATGGGCAGAAAACTCGATGCATGTCTCAGTGCCATAAACGAAGTGGTGCTGGGCAAGGAAGGGCAGGTGCGTCTGGCAATGACGTGCCTGCTGGGGGGCGGTCATCTGTTGATCGAGGACTTGCCGGGCATGGGCAAGACCACCCTCAGCCATGCTCTGGCCCGGATCCTGGGCTTGAGCTATCAGCGTATCCAGTTCACCTCGGACCTGTTGCCCGGCGATATTCTGGGCACATCAGTGTTCGATCGTGATACCGGGCAGTTCACCTTTCATCCGGGGCCGATCTTCGCTGAACTGGTACTGGCCGACGAAATCAACCGGGCGACGCCCAAGAGCCAGAGTGCCTTGCTGGAAGCGATGGAAGAAGGGCAGGTTTCCATCGAGGGCGCGACGCGGCTGTTGCCCGATCCGTTCTTTGTGATAGCGACCCAGAACCCGTTCAGTTCCGGCGGCACTTTTGCCTTGCCCGAGTCGCAGCTGGATCGTTTCCTGATGCGCATTTCCATGGGGTATCCCGCCAAGGCGGCTGAAAAAGCCTTGCTGCTGGGGCAATCCCGACGCGAACTGATGCCGCGTCTGCAACCGATACTCAACCATGCCGAACTGGGTCTGTTGCAGGCCCAGGCCCGGCAGGTGCGGGTCAGCGATGCGCTGGTGGATTATGTCTTGCGTCTGGTGGACGCGACTCGAAGCCAGCCGCAGTTCGCCTACGGGCTTTCGCCCCGGGCCAGCCTGGCGATTGTTTCGGCGGCGCGGGCCTGGGCCTTGTTGCTGGGCCGCGATTATGTGATCCCCGAAGATGTGCAGGCGGTGTTGCCGTCCGTGGTGGGTCATCGTCTGCGCGAGCGCAGCGACCCGACCGGTCATGGTGGCGGGGCACTGGTGCAGTGGTTGCTTCGTGAGGTGCCGGTGCTTTGA
- a CDS encoding methyl-accepting chemotaxis protein, with the protein MGSLLSNLSLKYKFWAVNAVAFITTLLLVVYAVELEQQARQETARDAAQAQARLIAAWPATQPLPASANILTYAQGQTPSLNSQPLPQLSNATDWVALDKQAGDQSLVGAQVVSRTDGQRVAVLALAPSSLQVLEDRFANYAVAVFVLMIAMLCASQLLIRFILTQLNALKDVMLHVEKSGDLSARVPNGSDDEVGQMAKAFNAMQAGYQRVVNTVSQTATRLDEGAAHLASGMKDVRHGMLGQQSETDQVATAINEMTATVHHIAQHASTTRDQSQTADNLAGSGKTVVDRVQVSIAGLSSGVQQTAQMIQRLAEDSQKINGVVNVIHSIAEQTNLLALNAAIEAARAGEMGRGFAVVADEVRNLAKRVQTSTDEITGMVSALQAGTRDAVDFMQDSSYKADECVQQAQEAGEALAAIAGAVAQMRESNTQIAVAAQQQSQVAEEMNRAVVSIRDVTERTVTQTVDSASTSDDLATLAGELSKAIGQLKL; encoded by the coding sequence ATGGGCTCATTGCTTAGCAACCTCTCACTGAAGTACAAGTTCTGGGCCGTCAACGCGGTCGCATTCATCACGACCCTGCTGCTGGTGGTTTACGCCGTGGAGCTGGAGCAACAGGCCCGCCAGGAAACCGCACGAGACGCCGCCCAGGCACAGGCGCGCCTGATCGCCGCATGGCCCGCCACGCAACCCTTGCCCGCCTCGGCCAATATCCTGACCTACGCACAGGGCCAGACGCCGAGCCTGAACAGCCAGCCTCTGCCACAACTGAGCAATGCCACGGACTGGGTTGCCCTGGATAAACAGGCGGGTGATCAGTCTCTGGTCGGCGCGCAGGTCGTCAGCCGCACCGATGGACAGCGCGTTGCCGTACTGGCCCTGGCCCCCTCATCCTTGCAGGTGCTTGAGGATCGCTTCGCCAATTACGCCGTAGCCGTATTCGTGCTGATGATCGCGATGCTCTGCGCCTCGCAATTGCTGATCCGCTTCATCCTCACCCAGCTCAACGCCCTCAAGGATGTGATGCTGCATGTCGAGAAAAGCGGCGATCTGTCTGCCCGGGTTCCCAACGGCAGCGATGATGAAGTCGGGCAGATGGCCAAGGCGTTCAATGCCATGCAGGCGGGCTACCAGCGGGTGGTCAACACCGTATCGCAAACCGCTACCCGCCTGGATGAAGGCGCAGCTCACCTGGCCTCGGGCATGAAGGATGTACGCCACGGCATGCTCGGCCAGCAAAGCGAAACCGATCAGGTCGCTACGGCAATCAACGAAATGACAGCCACTGTCCACCATATTGCCCAGCACGCCAGCACCACACGGGATCAGTCCCAGACTGCTGACAATCTTGCAGGCAGCGGCAAGACCGTGGTCGACCGGGTACAGGTTTCCATTGCCGGGCTTTCCAGCGGCGTGCAGCAGACTGCGCAGATGATCCAGCGCCTTGCCGAAGACAGTCAGAAGATTAACGGCGTGGTCAACGTGATCCACAGCATTGCCGAACAGACCAACCTGCTGGCCCTCAACGCAGCCATCGAAGCGGCACGCGCCGGGGAAATGGGTCGTGGTTTCGCCGTAGTTGCCGACGAAGTCCGCAATCTGGCCAAACGGGTGCAGACGTCCACCGATGAAATCACCGGGATGGTGTCAGCACTGCAAGCCGGAACCCGCGATGCCGTGGACTTCATGCAGGACAGCTCCTACAAGGCCGATGAGTGCGTGCAACAGGCCCAGGAAGCCGGTGAAGCGCTGGCGGCCATTGCCGGTGCCGTGGCGCAGATGCGTGAAAGCAATACCCAGATCGCCGTGGCAGCCCAGCAACAAAGTCAGGTGGCCGAAGAAATGAACCGCGCCGTGGTCAGCATTCGCGATGTCACCGAGCGCACCGTAACCCAGACCGTGGACTCGGCTTCCACCAGTGATGATCTGGCCACGCTGGCCGGCGAACTGAGCAAAGCCATCGGCCAACTCAAGCTGTAA
- a CDS encoding DUF58 domain-containing protein, whose product MIQQLKPLWQRWLGRRIPPAARIKLDHRRIFILPTRTGATFVLVVFLMLLVSINYQNSLAYGLTFLLLSVGILAILHTYRNLGGLVLSAGLARSVFVGEPVQLRLRLESAGHAHQALGLGWNAQALQPGDVTAEGLTEVELTLPAETRGWLRAPRLRVESVFPLGIFRAWSWLDLEQTVLIYPRPIAGAMPLLQGVQPHAQDDGQATQGAGVDDYQGLRSYQPGDNRRRLHWKAYSRGQGLLVKDFTDLSGHELCLDFMALGGDIEERLSRLCYWVLELSQRQQPFALRLPGFLSAVDSSDAHRETCLRQLALFGNRS is encoded by the coding sequence TTGATCCAACAGCTCAAACCGCTCTGGCAGCGCTGGCTGGGGCGACGGATTCCCCCGGCGGCGCGAATCAAGCTGGATCATCGGCGTATTTTCATCCTGCCGACCCGTACCGGCGCGACGTTCGTGCTTGTGGTGTTCCTGATGCTGCTGGTTTCCATCAATTACCAGAACAGCCTGGCTTATGGCTTGACCTTTCTGCTGTTGTCGGTGGGGATACTGGCCATCCTGCATACCTACCGCAATCTTGGCGGGCTGGTGCTCAGTGCCGGTCTGGCGCGTTCGGTGTTTGTCGGTGAGCCGGTGCAGTTGCGCCTGCGACTGGAAAGTGCCGGCCATGCCCATCAGGCCCTCGGGCTTGGCTGGAATGCGCAAGCACTGCAGCCTGGCGATGTGACTGCCGAAGGCTTGACGGAGGTGGAGCTGACACTGCCCGCCGAAACCCGTGGCTGGCTGCGCGCTCCCCGATTGCGTGTCGAGAGCGTGTTTCCCCTGGGGATTTTCCGGGCCTGGAGCTGGCTGGATCTGGAGCAGACCGTATTGATTTATCCCCGTCCGATAGCCGGTGCGATGCCGCTGCTTCAGGGCGTGCAGCCTCATGCCCAGGACGATGGCCAGGCGACTCAGGGCGCGGGGGTTGATGATTATCAGGGATTGCGCAGCTATCAGCCCGGCGATAACCGCCGACGCCTGCACTGGAAGGCGTATTCCCGAGGCCAGGGCCTGCTGGTCAAGGACTTCACTGATTTGAGCGGCCATGAGCTGTGCCTGGATTTCATGGCGTTGGGGGGCGACATCGAGGAGCGTTTGTCGCGTCTGTGTTACTGGGTGTTGGAACTGTCACAGCGTCAGCAGCCCTTTGCCTTGCGTTTGCCGGGTTTCCTGTCGGCGGTGGACAGCAGCGATGCTCATCGCGAAACCTGCCTGCGCCAGCTGGCACTGTTCGGCAATCGCTCATGA
- a CDS encoding CHAD domain-containing protein has protein sequence MVNHLIAEIIALDVKLIACQARVAVSTDSEALHDLRTTVRRLRSVLRPLRELPGAGPLEDAAKALGQLTTPLRDMQVLAGFLAKKGLHEAADKRHEYLDKACPKVARSAELLKLLALLDQFPAMLRMQERQGGLGDLRKVIEKRMDKQWQKLRVAMADPGHDRHDLRLLIKRVRYAAEAYPQLSHQPKKLQARLKAAQSELGNWHDHLQWLAQAGKEADLAPCIAGWQIGIVRAERKAEIALERLARDCF, from the coding sequence ATGGTGAACCATCTGATCGCCGAAATCATTGCGCTGGACGTCAAGTTGATTGCCTGTCAGGCACGTGTGGCGGTATCCACCGACAGTGAAGCGCTGCATGACTTGCGCACCACGGTTCGTCGTCTGCGCAGCGTGTTGCGTCCATTGCGCGAGCTGCCGGGCGCCGGGCCGCTGGAAGACGCCGCCAAGGCCCTTGGCCAGTTGACGACGCCTTTGCGAGACATGCAGGTACTTGCCGGGTTTCTCGCCAAAAAAGGCCTGCACGAAGCGGCGGACAAGCGTCACGAGTACCTGGACAAGGCCTGCCCGAAAGTGGCGAGGTCTGCTGAGTTGCTCAAGTTACTCGCCTTGCTCGATCAGTTTCCGGCCATGCTGCGCATGCAGGAACGCCAGGGCGGGTTGGGTGATCTGCGCAAGGTCATTGAAAAGCGCATGGACAAACAGTGGCAGAAGCTGCGGGTGGCCATGGCTGATCCGGGTCATGATCGACACGACCTGCGTTTGCTTATCAAGCGTGTGCGCTATGCCGCCGAGGCTTACCCGCAACTCAGTCATCAGCCTAAAAAGCTTCAGGCCAGGCTCAAGGCCGCCCAGAGCGAACTGGGCAACTGGCACGATCATTTGCAGTGGTTGGCGCAGGCTGGCAAGGAAGCGGATCTGGCGCCCTGCATTGCGGGCTGGCAGATTGGTATCGTGCGGGCCGAGCGCAAGGCCGAAATTGCACTGGAGCGATTGGCCAGGGATTGTTTCTGA
- a CDS encoding Mpo1-like protein encodes MGKRLPNLPTWQWRGYADNHQHPANLVLHLIAVPLFILAALLLLDGIFSLSFSSIAIGIIGLIAALGFQRHGHSLEAQTPEPFSDRSDAVKRLLTEQFVTFPRFLLSGAWWRAWKQRHHQRHHR; translated from the coding sequence ATGGGCAAGCGACTTCCCAATCTCCCCACTTGGCAATGGCGCGGCTATGCCGACAACCATCAGCACCCGGCCAATCTTGTCCTGCACCTGATTGCCGTGCCGCTGTTTATCCTTGCTGCTCTGCTGTTGCTCGACGGGATCTTCTCCCTGAGCTTTTCCTCGATTGCGATTGGCATCATCGGCCTGATCGCCGCCCTGGGTTTTCAGCGGCACGGCCACTCTCTGGAAGCACAGACACCAGAGCCCTTCAGCGACAGGAGCGATGCGGTAAAACGTCTGCTGACCGAGCAGTTCGTGACCTTTCCACGCTTTCTGTTAAGTGGCGCGTGGTGGCGGGCCTGGAAGCAGAGGCATCACCAGAGGCATCACCGATGA
- a CDS encoding response regulator, translated as MSQTATILVIDDEPQIRKFLRISLVSQGYKVLEAATGTDGLSQAALSKPDLLVLDLGLPDMDGQQVLSEFREWSSVPVLVLSVRASEVQKVQALDAGANDYVTKPFGIQEFLARVRALLRQVPVGDKPEAAVNIGPLTVDLAYRRVLLEGVEVSLTRKEYAVLAQLARYPGRVITQQQLLKDIWGPTHTEDSHYLRIVVGHLRQKLADDPAAPRFIVTEAGVGYRLMGG; from the coding sequence ATGAGTCAGACCGCGACCATTCTGGTGATCGACGACGAGCCGCAGATTCGCAAGTTCTTGCGCATCAGCCTCGTCTCGCAGGGGTACAAAGTACTTGAAGCGGCAACCGGCACCGACGGCTTGAGCCAGGCGGCGCTGAGCAAGCCTGACTTGCTGGTGCTCGACCTGGGTTTGCCGGATATGGACGGTCAACAGGTGCTGAGCGAGTTTCGCGAGTGGTCGAGTGTGCCGGTGCTGGTGCTTTCCGTACGGGCCAGTGAAGTGCAGAAGGTCCAGGCGCTGGATGCCGGGGCCAATGATTATGTGACCAAACCGTTCGGTATCCAGGAATTCCTGGCCAGGGTTCGTGCGTTATTGCGTCAGGTGCCGGTTGGCGATAAGCCGGAAGCGGCAGTCAATATCGGCCCGTTGACGGTGGACCTTGCCTATCGGCGTGTGTTGCTTGAGGGCGTCGAGGTGTCGCTGACCCGCAAAGAGTACGCGGTGCTGGCGCAACTGGCGCGCTATCCGGGACGGGTCATCACCCAGCAGCAATTGCTCAAGGATATCTGGGGGCCGACTCATACCGAGGACAGCCACTATTTGCGGATTGTGGTAGGGCACCTGCGACAGAAACTGGCCGATGACCCTGCCGCCCCGCGATTTATCGTGACCGAGGCGGGGGTCGGATACCGCTTGATGGGCGGCTGA